In Anopheles gambiae chromosome 2, idAnoGambNW_F1_1, whole genome shotgun sequence, a single window of DNA contains:
- the LOC1273965 gene encoding protein dispatched, giving the protein MLWYYKLLARRPHLVLVAVGIFSVACIVVALCTRKLPDFDDPTLGFEARGTSIGKRWTAWRNLLEETSLSGRLVANPKELTLGMNNHFPHQRLPPVAGEGSFRKRRKNKGKKKTPNAVDGEDTGKAHGKLNKNLRILKELYHNQSAANGEIISFEEYDNETMPHRGGRQEVWEYGRNQSYYTEEVGNKTMEKKRAKWDTLRRLKPPPEPIDTHIPSDGFFCESPNKEYAHLVVQRINHNLNDSLFELNAFLALCELEQRIFRVDHYGDICQRELTSEECCRPWSIVNYVTFLSNKTSCFELNEEDVAMVKTLLYDCFSYYQTMKLSNDCTQSSCFAPSECKQHNAVYNILHYLANVDFIRQNESAEFLNATMIFLPIARSIKSMEFYHSLSKVNLANDLVSVVAMDMGLKNALFDECLLRDGWLLGLGGIFVVLCMWLYTGSLFVTLMTVTAVAFSLGIAYFIYSFIFELTFFPFMNLLAVIVVVGIGADDAFIFLKIWQCTIAERLKCGGGIVIPIAPSTASCNSEASGSAARGESDTLVEIMGSTLRHAALSMLVTSLTTAAAFYASYVSSITAVRCFGIFSGTAVMANYFLMVTWLPAAVSIAERLSCLMLLKPFGRVTHRCTIPFISIAQLSRRVEETIIDLIVNLPWLWVTLLGTIGIMSGVLVLHWPKLRLPDSPDFKLFISNHPFERYDSEYRDMFWFEKMYSATESFKIPLRFVWGVQPVDRGDLLDPEQRGALYFDESFNMSAPESQQWLLQFCRRIKNQTFYSESKGLLVPNCFIENFIEWMRRRCNDTMGEIDRTPCCEVSPFPFTPDIFDQCLPESILSLYETPRQFFVPGVAGPKFARSSFLVAGEPLERISPKPNDTVVKAVVIEFESTQIFTMSYTEIDAFVRTVERWLAEQLRDAPPTMANAWFTSELEFFDLQDTLSTGTMVAIAMAMGVALLVLMLVTLNVLISLYAIVTVTLTILTTVAVLVLLGWKLNVLESVAVSTAIGLAVDFSLHYGVHYRLSTEPDRRSSTRFSLQRMLGPTAMAAITTGIAGALMLPSSVLAYIQIGVFLVIVMSISWLYATFFLMSLLRLIGPQYGFGQFRYPKLRSGLRSGDGCKATAQLDTAGARLGHHHSFHMSHHHQGGVVTEQLLSNSSSAAGDLVGSESHELDSLTSNSIIKPINLDIARPINFDRAFKKKYSLPREQSPSTASAITMVLPDDVDLRGGQ; this is encoded by the exons atgcTGTGGTATTACAAACTGCTGGCCCGCCGTCCGCACCTGGTGCTGGTGGCAGTAGGCATCTTCTCCGTGGCCTGCATTGTCGTCGCCCTCTGCACCCGGAAGCTGCCCGACTTCGATGATCCCACACTG GGTTTCGAGGCACGCGGTACTTCGATTGGCAAGCGCTGGACCGCGTGGCGCAATTTGCTGGAGGAAACAAGCCTGTCTGGGCGCTTGGTGGCGAATCCGAAGGAGCTAACACTCGGCATGAACAATCACTTCCCCCACCAACGGTTGCCACCAGTTGCGGGAGAGGGAAGTTTCCGCAAGCGCCGAAAGAAcaaagggaaaaagaaaacgccAAATGCTGTGGACGGCGAGGACACGGGCAAAGCGCACGGCAAGCTGAACAAAAACTTGCGCATCTTGAAGGAGCTGTATCACAACCAGAGTGCGGCCAACGGGGAGATCATTAGCTTCGAGGAGTACGACAACGAGACGATGCCACACCGTGGCGGACGGCAGGAGGTGTGGGAGTATGGCCGGAACCAGTCCTACTACACGGAGGAGGTGGGCAacaaaacgatggaaaagaaGCGGGCCAAGTGGGACACGCTGCGCCGGCTTAAACCGCCCCCGGAACCGATTGACACGCACATACCTTCCGATGGGTTTTTCTGCGAATCGCCAA ACAAAGAGTACGCACACCTGGTGGTGCAGCGGATCAACCACAACCTGAACGACAGTCTGTTCGAGCTCAATGCGTTCCTGGCGCTGTGTGAGCTCGAGCAGAGGATCTTTCGCGTGGATCACTACGGTGACATTTGCCAGCGGGAGCTCACGTCCGAGGAGTGTTGCCGCCCGTGGTCGATCGTAAACTACGTGACGTTTCTCTCCAACAAAACGTCCTGCTTCGAGCTGAACGAGGAGGACGTGGCGATGGTGAAGACGCTACTGTACGACTGCTTTTCGTACTATCAAACGATGAAGCTGAGCAACGACTGTACGCAGTCGAGCTGTTTTGCGCCGAGCGAGTGCAAGCAGCATAATGCCGTCTACAACATACTGCACTATCTGGCGAACGTGGATTTTATCCGGCAAAAT GAGTCGGCCGAATTCCTCAACGCAACCATGATCTTTCTTCCGATCGCGAGAAGCATAAAATCGATGGAATTTTATCACAGCTTAAGCAAAGT CAATCTTGCCAACGATCTCGTCTCGGTAGTTGCCATGGATATGGGTCTGAAAAATGCGCTGTTCGACGAGTGTTTGCTGCGCGACGGTTGGCTGCTCGGCCTGGGCGGCATATTTGTCGTACTCTGCATGTGGCTGTACACCGGCTCACTGTTTGTTACGCTCATGACGGTGACAGCGGTTGCATTTTCCCTAGGAATCGCTTACTTCATCTACTCCTTCATATTCGAGCTTACGTTCTTTCCCTTCATGAACCTGCTAGCTGTCATCGTGGTGGTAG GCATTGGGGCAGATGATGCATTTATTTTCCTGAAAATATGGCAATGTACCATCGCCGAGCGGCTAAAGTGTGGTGGCGGAATTGTCATACCGATTGCTCCGTCCACCGCGTCCTGCAATTCGGAGGCCAGTGGGAGCGCTGCCCGCGGAGAATCGGATACGCTGGTGGAGATCATGGGCAGCACGCTGCGGCACGCGGCACTATCCATGCTGGTAACCTCGCTGACGACGGCGGCCGCGTTTTATGCGTCCTACGTTAGCTCCATCACGGCTGTTAGGTGTTTTGG TATTTTCTCCGGTACGGCCGTTATGGCAAACTACTTCCTAATGGTCACGTGGCTGCCCGCTGCCGTATCGATCGCGGAACGACTGTCTTGCCTAATGCTGCTGAAACCGTTTGGACGCGTCACCCACCGGTGCACGATCCCTTTCATATCGATAGCGCAGCTAAGCAGGCGCGTTGAGGAAACCATTATCGATCTAATAGTCAATCTGCCCTGGCTGTGGGTCACCCTGCTCG GTACGATCGGGATTATGAGCGGGGTGTTGGTACTACACTGGCCGAAGCTTCGACTGCCGGACTCTCCAGACTTTAAGCTATTCATCAGCAATCACCCGTTCGAGCGGTATGACAGTGAGTACAGGGATATGTTTTGGTTTGAGAAGATGTACTCG GCGACCGAATCGTTTAAAATCCCGCTACGCTTCGTCTGGGGCGTGCAGCCCGTCGATCGGGGCGATCTGCTCGATCCGGAGCAGCGGGGCGCGCTGTACTTTGACGAATCGTTCAACATGAGCGCACCGGAATCGCAACAGTGGCTGCTTCAGTTCTGCCGACGGATAAAAAACCAAACGTTCTACAGCGAGAGCAAAGGGTTGCTGGTGCCGAACTGCTTCATCGAAAACTTCATCGAGTGGATGCGGCGCCGCTGCAACGACACCATGGGCGAAATCGACCGAACGCCCTGCTGTGAGGTGTCGCCCTTTCCCTTCACGCCCGACATTTTCGACCAGTGCTTGCCGGAATCGATACTGTCCCTGTACGAGACGCCGAGGCAATTCTTTGTGCCGGGCGTTGCGGGACCAAAGTTTGCCCGCAGCTCGTTTCTTGTGGCGGGTGAACCGCTTGAGCGGATCTCACCCAAACCGAACGACACGGTGGTGAAGGCGGTCGTGATTGAGTTCGAAAGTACGCAGATCTTTACGATGTCCTACACCGAGATTGATGCGTTCGTGCGCACAGTGGAGCGCTGGCTGGCGGAGCAGCTGCGCGACGCGCCACCGACGATGGCCAACGCGTGGTTTACCAGTGAGCTGGAATTTTTCGACCTGCAGGACACACTGTCGACCGGCACGATGGTGGCAATCGCGATGGCGATGGGAGTGGCcctgctggtgctgatgctCGTGACGCTCAATGTGCTGATCAGTCTGTACGCGATCGTAACGGTGACGCTTACGATCCTCACCACCGTGGCGGTACTGGTGCTGCTGGGCTGGAAGCTAAACGTGCTGGAAAGCGTGGCCGTCAGTACGGCGATCGGGCTGGCCGTCGACTTTAGCCTGCACTACGGCGTGCACTACCGGCTGTCGACCGAGCCGGACCGCCGCTCGTCGACACGATTTTCCCTGCAGCGCATGCTCGGCCCAACGGCAATGGCCGCCATCACGACCGGTATTGCCGGTGCGCTGATGCTGCCCTCCAGCGTGCTGGCGTACATACAGATCGGGGTGTTTCTCGTGATCGTCATGTCGATCAGCTGGCTGTACGCGACCTTTTTCCTGATGAGCCTGTTGCGGCTGATCGGACCGCAGTACGGGTTCGGCCAGTTTCGCTATCCCAAGCTACGGTCGGGGTTGCGCAGCGGCGATGGTTGCAAGGCGACCGCCCAGCTCGACACGGCCGGAGCGAGACTGGGCCACCATCATTCGTTTCACATGTCGCACCATCACCAGGGCGGCGTCGTGACCGAACAGCTCCTGTCCAACTCGAGCTCGGCGGCCGGCGATCTGGTCGGGTCAGAATCGCACGAGCTCGACTCGCTGACGTCGAACTCGATCATCAAGCCGATCAACCTGGACATTGCGAGACCGATCAACTTCGATCGCGCGTTCAAGAAAAAGTATTCACTGCCCCGCGAGCAGAGTCCTTCCACGGCCAGTGCCATAACGATGGTGCTGCCGGATGACGTAGATTTGAGGGGTGGCCAGTAG
- the LOC11175751 gene encoding uncharacterized protein DDB_G0283357 has protein sequence MEMDTIQTQIQTELPFCRLCFSQACDLYELFPGAGNDNESLLLKILELVNVAISFDEDLNSYICGKCVTTVEDFFEYKEKVKENDLLLREKRKSVDHATAIYNVVSMQPDATNSSASNGATGTGGGSDLGAGGIDEPHVGLDQRISIDGGPPLNGNIIEFKKQLFTASPSQLGIWLCVASGSDIQCPAAIEVDDNIQVVAEIGQHNHGLPVSVPENPPETPPIKQQQQQHQQQVPHQQPQSHHHPHHAQEQQQQQQQQQHHHHQQQHEEDTIVVTSDGTPAILATPGTPVVANSSGRGGAGAAGKASSTSSSSSKKKKARDQPSKRKVSNDTLVGDGWLTDVTTFKRNHYQLVTKDGYQTFLIYNGYRFRTQQKIRNGIAAWKCAWNGRKGCQAILHITEDYQKVREVGSPHNHEPSLRDRIISNKPTNGNTSDQSLIMQSDGEELGEMHKMAATTSGGPAGTITGEAITLDGGATVVAITTTGANASVNNSSTSTASAATLDLTSEMDFVQQSSNSGSELITTTTTTSTPGGSASSAADPQGSSAQHHQQQQHHHHHHHHHPHHTHEVGVGDEVVGKDDTTMSMDIEEIIRPHVVLHPSSE, from the exons ATGGAGATGGACACGATACAGACACAGATTCAAACGGAGCTTCCCTTCTGTCGGTTGTGCTTTTCACAGGCCTGCGATCTGTACGAACTCTTCCCGGGCGCAGGAAACGACAATGAATCTCTGCTGCTGAAAATACTCGAGCTGGTAAACGTAGCG ATAAGCTTCGACGAGGACCTGAACTCGTACATCTGTGGCAAATGCGTAACCACGGTGGAGGATTTTTTCGAGTACAAGGAGAAGGTGAAGGAGAACGATCTGCTGCTGCGCGAGAAGCGCAAATCGGTCGACCATGCGACGGCGATCTACAACGTGGTCAGCATGCAGCCGGATGCAACCAACAGTAGCGCCTCAAACGGAGCGACTGGGACGGGCGGCGGCTCCGACCTGGGAGCGGGCGGTATCGATGAACCGCACGTCGGGCTCGATCAGCGCATCTCGATCGACGGTGGCCCACCGCTGAACGGCAACATTATCGAGTTCAAGAAGCAGCTGTTTACCGCCTCTCCGTCCCAGCTCGGCATTTGGCTGTGCGTGGCATCCGGCAGTGACATCCAGTGTCCGGCTGCGATCGAGGTGGACGATAACATACAGGTGGTGGCGGAGATTGGACAGCACAATCACGGACTGCCCGTGTCCGTGCCGGAAAATCCGCCCGAGACGCCACCgatcaagcagcagcagcagcaacaccagcagcaggtgcCGCATCAGCAGCCACAGTCTCACCACCATCCGCATCACgcgcaggagcagcagcagcagcaacagcagcagcagcatcaccaccaccagcagcagcacgaggaGGACACCATCGTGGTGACGTCGGACGGTACGCCCGCCATCTTAGCAACGCCCGGCACGCCCGTCGTAGCCAACAGCTCGGGGcgcggtggtgctggtgcagcGGGCAAAGCTTCGTCGacctcgtcgtcctcgtcgaagaagaagaaggcgcGCGACCAACCGTCCAAGCGCAAGGTCTCGAACGACACGCTCGTCGGCGACGGTTGGCTAACGGACGTGACGACGTTCAAGCGCAACCACTACCAGCTCGTCACGAAGGACGGCTACCAGACGTTCCTCATCTACAACGGCTACCGCTTCCGGACGCAGCAGAAGATACGCAACGGCATCGCGGCGTGGAAGTGTGCGTGGAACGGGCGCAAGGGCTGCCAGGCGATACTGCACATCACCGAGGACTACCAGAAGGTGCGGGAGGTCGGTTCGCCCCACAACCACGAGCCGTCGCTGCGTGACCGGATCATCTCGAACAAGCCGACCAACGGCAACACGTCCGACCAGAGCCTCATCATGCAATCGGACGGGGAGGAGCTGGGCGAGATGCACAAAATGGCCGCCACCACGAGCGGAGGGCCGGCCGGCACGATCACCGGCGAAGCGATAACGCTGGACGGTGGGGCCACCGTCGTGGCCATCACCACAACCGGCGCGAACGCTTCggtcaacaacagcagcacctcGACGGCGTCGGCCGCCACCCTAGACCTTACCTCGGAGATGGATTTCGTGCAGCAGAGCAGCAACAGTGGCAGCGAGTtgatcaccaccaccaccaccaccagcacgccCGGTGGATCGGCCTCCTCGGCGGCGGATCCGCAGGGCTCGTCCgcgcagcaccatcagcagcagcagcaccaccaccatcaccaccatcaccatccgcATCATACGCATGAGGTCGGTGTTGGGGACGAAGTGGTCGGCAAGGACGATACGACCATGTCGATGGATATAGAGGAAATCATTCGCCCGCACGTGGTGCTGCATCCGAGCAGCGAGTAA
- the LOC1273966 gene encoding protein C12orf4 homolog, giving the protein MELEPSKVVDFHYEYTNVDDKPAKLVYAIEIPYKGSVAELSHQIVAVRMDPIMKFLKADRELLPTLQAFVERENQSFYDERDELLLDKFRHGSPDVDGLALDTEKLYREEILEFADRVGPTDEEIFAQSYHQLVHSSLLPEILAKEREYARTIASLTTQMTQQITTMNTLHQEEIESKIKLLDISITPENINHMLAKQYGMQNMIRKQCESELESTRGHQKHEYRNWVTQHVDESFLGQSESPTQIGNRWSMISTQAPSMEESFTIHLGSQLKHMHNIRILSTRVADLCSPLYGDASFGGPNVALGLYSSSLCGIVVLTPSGTITPDREIRRNANMSTEFHFEQIDRQIEKIQEDLRNLQHGHAVEAGGAQSLAAAAGRRPDRTVVTVKPGDAFITRHSNLSHSHVIFHLISDETFQSPSEINSRHPVILGLRNILKIASRHDITTLTIPALLRHEMSEDMTVSWCIRRAELVFKCAKGFMIESASWGGAELNTLQLLLPHDISEELFRTLADMVPHVFRVANPKILQ; this is encoded by the exons ATGGAGCTGGAACCGAGCAAAGTGGTGGACTTTCACTATGAGTACACGAACGTGGACGATAAGCCGGCCAAGCTGGTGTACGCGATCGAGATACCGTACAAGGGCAGCGTGGCCGAGCTGAGCCACCAGATCGTGGCCGTGCGGATGGATCCAATCATGAAGTTTCTGAAGGCGGACCGGGAGCTCCTGCCGACGCTGCAAGCATTTGTCGAGCGAGAAAATCAAAGCTTCTACGATGAGCgggacgagctgctgctggacaaATTTCGCCACGGGTCGCCCGACGTGGATGGCCTGGCGCTCGACACGGAGAAGCTGTACCGCGAGGAGATACTGGAGTTTGCTGATCGCGTCGGCCCGACGGACGAGGAGATCTTTGCGCAGAGCTACCATCAGCTGGTCCACTCGTCGCTGCTGCCCGAGATACTGGCGAAGGAGCGGGAGTACGCGCGCACGATCGCGAGCCTGACCACGCAGATGACGCAGCAAATTACCACGATGAACACGCTGCACCAGGAGGAGATCGAGTCGAAGATTAAGCTGCTCGACATATCGATTACGCCGGAAAACATCAATCACATGCTGGCGAAGCAGTACGGAATGCAGAACATGATCCGCAAGCAGTGCGAATCGGAGCTGGAATCGACGCGGGGGCACCAGAAGCACGAGTACCGGAACTGGGTGACGCAGCACGTGGATGAAAGCTTTCTCGGCCAGTCCGAAAGCCCGACCCAGATCGGTAACCGGTGGTCGATGATCTCCACGCAGGCACCCTCGATGGAGGAAAGCTTCACCATCCATCTGGGGTCGCAGCTGAAGCACATGCACAACATACGCATTCTCAGCACGCGAGTGGCTGACCTCTGCAGCCCGCTGTACGGTGACGCCTCGTTCGGGGGACCGAACGTGGCGCTCGGACTGTACTCGAGCTCACTGTGCGGCATCGTGGTGCTGACGCCGTCCGGTACGATAACGCCGGATCGAGAAATCCGGCGCAACGCGAACATGTCGACGGAGTTCCATTTCGAGCAGATCGATCGGCAGATCGAGAAGATACAGGAGGACTTGCGCAACCTGCAGCACGGTCATGCGGTTGAGGCCGGCGGTGCGCAGAGTCTGGCAGCTGCGGCCGGGCGGCGACCGGATCGCACGGTGGTGACGGTGAAACCGGGCGATGCATTCATCACACGCCACTCGAACCTGTCACACTCGCACGTGATCTTTCATCTGATATCGGACGAGACGTTCCAAAGCCCTAGCGAAATCAATTCCCGCCATCCGGTGATACTGGGTCTGCGCAATATATTGAAAATTGCTAGCAGACATGACATTACCACGCTGACCATTCCCGCTTTGCTGCGGCACGAAATGTCCGAG GATATGACCGTTAGCTGGTGCATTAGGCGAGCGGAGTTGGTGTTTAAATGCGCCAAAGGGTTTATGATCGAGTCAGCCAGCTGGGGTGGGGCAGAGCTCAACActttgcagctgctgctgccgcacgATATATCCGAGGAGCTGTTCCGAACGCTGGCCGACATGGTACCGCACGTGTTTCGTGTGGCAAATCCCAAGATTCTGCAATGA
- the LOC1273967 gene encoding aspartate aminotransferase, cytoplasmic, whose product MSIFASVELGPPVEVFALNKACNDDPNPNKVNLGVGAYRTNEGKPWILPVVKKAEAAIVADGSLNHEYLPVLGMDSITNAASTLLLGDGSEALASKRAFGVQCLSGTGALRLGAEFLARILHRTVFYYSDPTWENHHKLFLYAGFTEPRTYRYWHQETRAIDFAGMLEDLEQAPEGAVVILHACAHNPTGIDPTEDQWKQIADVCEKRKLFPFFDSAYQGFASGDPNKDAFAVRYFVSRGFELFCAQSFAKNFGLYNERIGNLTVVQKEASTSAAVASQITLLVRGMYSNPPAFGSRIVSRVLNDTELRSEWMECIKTMSSRIITMRKALYDELVALKTPGTWEHITNQIGMFSYTGLNEKQVQILMKEFSIYLLKTGRISMCGLNESNVAYVAKAIHAAVTRE is encoded by the exons ATGAGCATCTTCGCCTCGGTCGAGCTGGGCCCTCCCGTGGAGGTGTTTGCCCTTAATAAGGCCTGCAACGACGACCCCAATCCGAACAAGGTTAATCTTGGCGTAGGAG CCTATCGCACGAACGAGGGCAAACCTTGGATTCTGCCGGTGGTGAAGAAGGCTGAGGCCGCTATCGTCGCCGATGGATCGCTCAACCACGAGTACCTGCCGGTGCTCGGTATGGACAGTATCACGAATGCGGCCAGCACGCTGCTGCTAGGCGACGGTAGCGAGGCGCTCGCGAGCAAGCGGGCGTTCGGCGTGCAGTGCCTGTCCGGTACCGGGGCCCTCCGGCTGGGGGCCGAATTTTTGGCCCGCATACTGCACCGCACCGTCTTCTACTACTCCGACCCGACGTGGGAAAACCACCACAAGCTGTTCCTGTACGCGGGCTTCACGGAGCCGCGCACCTACCGGTACTGGCACCAGGAGACGCGGGCCATCGACTTTGCCGGCATGCTGGAGGATCTGGAGCAGGCGCCCGAGGGGGCGGTCGTTATTCTGCACGCCTGCGCCCACAACCCGACCGGCATCGATCCGACCGAGGACCAGTGGAAGCAGATCGCGGACGTGTGCGAGAAGCGCAAGCTGTTCCCGTTCTTCGACTCCGCCTACCAGGGCTTTGCGAGCGGCGACCCGAACAAGGACGCGTTCGCCGTGCGCTATTTCGTGAGCCGCGGATTTGAGCTGTTCTGTGCGCAAAGCTTTGCCAAGAATTTTGGCCTCTACA ACGAACGTATCGGTAATTTGACGGTCGTGCAGAAGGAGGCCAGCACCAGTGCGGCCGTCGCGTCGCAGATCACGCTGCTCGTGCGCGGCATGTACTCGAACCCGCCCGCCTTCGGCAGCCGCATCGTGAGCCGCGTGCTGAACGACACGGAGCTGCGCAGCGAGTGGATGGAGTGCATCAAGACGATGAGCTCGCGCATCATCACCATGCGCAAGGCGCTGTACGATGAGCTGGTGGCGCTGAAGACGCCCGGCACCTGGGAACACATTACCAACCAGATCGGCATGTTCTCCTACACCGGACTGAATG AGAAACAGGTCCAGATACTGATGAAGGAGTTTAGCATCTACCTGCTGAAAACGGGACGCATCAGCATGTGCGGGCTCAACGAGAGCAATGTGGCGTACGTGGCCAAGGCGATCCATGCCGCAGTGACCAGGGAATAG